One stretch of Oncorhynchus keta strain PuntledgeMale-10-30-2019 chromosome 18, Oket_V2, whole genome shotgun sequence DNA includes these proteins:
- the LOC118397542 gene encoding nuclear factor 7, brain-like isoform X1 codes for MGNPLCNRALKNLCEAVLKERSQTVSDGSEVLCSLHGEKLKLFCMEDQEPICVVCRDSRKHKKHDCIPIQEAVQEQKVKLKTILNPLKDKLRLLNEIKLTCSKTAKHIKIQAQYTERQITEQFKKLYQFLREEEAARIDAVRMEENYKASVKRAQHPLPDAERVSGALIEVTKHLGNLQFRVWVKMQGIVHYTPVILDPNTAGKRLILSEDLTSLRDADRALQLPDNPERIDGCVLGSEGFNSGTHSWDIENLDGHYWAVGVTIRPVGMHSDCSGMPNESWGVWTTCDVYLEMSPQPNLYRLTVDHFPQKIRVHLDWAKGKLSFFDLDKNTHNHTHLHKDSLPYISS; via the exons ATGGGTAATCCACTCTGTAACCGGGCTCTAAAGAACCTGTGTGAAGCTGTCTTAAAGGAAAGGAGTCAGACCGTTTCAGACGGGTCTGAGGTTCTCTGCAGTCTGCATGGTGAGAAACTCAAGCTCTTCTGTATGGAGGATCAAGAGCCCATTTGTGTGGTTTGTCGTGATTCAAGGAAACATAAAAAGCATGACTGCATCCCCATACAGGAAGCTGTACAGGAACAAAAG GTGAAACTCAAGACTATATTGAACCCCCTAAAAGATAAACTGAGGCTTCTTAATGAAATCAAACTCACCTGTTCTAAAACAGCAAAACATATCAAG ATCCAAGCCCAGTACACAGAAAGGCAGATTACGGAGCAGTTTAAAAAGCTGTACCAGTTTCTGCGAGAGGAAGAGGCCGCCAGGATAGATGCAGTGAGGATGGAAGAG AACTACAAGGCCTCTGTGAAAAG AGCCCAGCACCCACTGCCGGATGCAGAGAGGGTTTCCGGAGCGCTGATAGAAGTGACCAAACACCTGGGCAACCTGCAGTTCAGAGTCTGGGTGAAGATGCAAGGGATTGTTCATTACA CTCCTGTAATCCTGGACCCCAATACTGCAGGCAAACGTCTCATTCTGTCTGAGGACTTGACCAGTTTAAGGGATGCTGATAGAGCACTACAGCTTCCTGACAACCCAGAGAGGATTGATGGATGTGTTCTAGGCTCTGAGGGTTTTAACTCAGGAACACACAGCTGGGATATTGAGAATTTGGATGGTCACTATTGGGCTGTAGGTGTGACTATTAGGCCTGTTGGCATGCATAGTGATTGTAGCGGTATGCCAAATGAATCCTGGGGTGTTTGGACTACTTGTGATGTATACCTAGAAATGTCCCCACAGCCAAATCTCTATCGCCTGACAGTAGATCACTTTCCCCAAAAGATTAGAGTGCATCTGGACTGGGCCAAGGGAAAGCTGTCATTCTTTGACCTtgataaaaacacacacaatcacacacaccttcacaaaGACAGTCTACCCTATATTTCATCATGA
- the LOC118397542 gene encoding E3 ubiquitin-protein ligase TRIM35-like isoform X3 — protein sequence MGNPLCNRALKNLCEAVLKERSQTVSDGSEVLCSLHGEKLKLFCMEDQEPICVVCRDSRKHKKHDCIPIQEAVQEQKVKLKTILNPLKDKLRLLNEIKLTCSKTAKHIKIQAQYTERQITEQFKKLYQFLREEEAARIDAVRMEENYKASVKRAQHPLPDAERVSGALIEVTKHLGNLQFRVWVKMQGIVHYR from the exons ATGGGTAATCCACTCTGTAACCGGGCTCTAAAGAACCTGTGTGAAGCTGTCTTAAAGGAAAGGAGTCAGACCGTTTCAGACGGGTCTGAGGTTCTCTGCAGTCTGCATGGTGAGAAACTCAAGCTCTTCTGTATGGAGGATCAAGAGCCCATTTGTGTGGTTTGTCGTGATTCAAGGAAACATAAAAAGCATGACTGCATCCCCATACAGGAAGCTGTACAGGAACAAAAG GTGAAACTCAAGACTATATTGAACCCCCTAAAAGATAAACTGAGGCTTCTTAATGAAATCAAACTCACCTGTTCTAAAACAGCAAAACATATCAAG ATCCAAGCCCAGTACACAGAAAGGCAGATTACGGAGCAGTTTAAAAAGCTGTACCAGTTTCTGCGAGAGGAAGAGGCCGCCAGGATAGATGCAGTGAGGATGGAAGAG AACTACAAGGCCTCTGTGAAAAG AGCCCAGCACCCACTGCCGGATGCAGAGAGGGTTTCCGGAGCGCTGATAGAAGTGACCAAACACCTGGGCAACCTGCAGTTCAGAGTCTGGGTGAAGATGCAAGGGATTGTTCATTACA
- the LOC118397542 gene encoding E3 ubiquitin-protein ligase TRIM35-like isoform X2 gives MGNPLCNRALKNLCEAVLKERSQTVSDGSEVLCSLHGEKLKLFCMEDQEPICVVCRDSRKHKKHDCIPIQEAVQEQKVKLKTILNPLKDKLRLLNEIKLTCSKTAKHIKIQAQYTERQITEQFKKLYQFLREEEAARIDAVRMEENYKASVKRAQHPLPDAERVSGALIEVTKHLGNLQFRVWVKMQGIVHYSECFTATTKKF, from the exons ATGGGTAATCCACTCTGTAACCGGGCTCTAAAGAACCTGTGTGAAGCTGTCTTAAAGGAAAGGAGTCAGACCGTTTCAGACGGGTCTGAGGTTCTCTGCAGTCTGCATGGTGAGAAACTCAAGCTCTTCTGTATGGAGGATCAAGAGCCCATTTGTGTGGTTTGTCGTGATTCAAGGAAACATAAAAAGCATGACTGCATCCCCATACAGGAAGCTGTACAGGAACAAAAG GTGAAACTCAAGACTATATTGAACCCCCTAAAAGATAAACTGAGGCTTCTTAATGAAATCAAACTCACCTGTTCTAAAACAGCAAAACATATCAAG ATCCAAGCCCAGTACACAGAAAGGCAGATTACGGAGCAGTTTAAAAAGCTGTACCAGTTTCTGCGAGAGGAAGAGGCCGCCAGGATAGATGCAGTGAGGATGGAAGAG AACTACAAGGCCTCTGTGAAAAG AGCCCAGCACCCACTGCCGGATGCAGAGAGGGTTTCCGGAGCGCTGATAGAAGTGACCAAACACCTGGGCAACCTGCAGTTCAGAGTCTGGGTGAAGATGCAAGGGATTGTTCATTACAGTGAGTGTtttacagcaacaacaaaaaagttttAG